CAGCTTTACATTCCAGCAGTCAAGTGAGCAGCTTTCACTAGTTATTGCCATAGATCAACTGATTGCACTTTATAAAGCGTaagcaaaggtgtgtgtgtgtggttaacatacacacacacacacacagcaggaagaaTGGCAGTAGATGGCTATAGGATGCCAGCTTGGTCAGTGTTCATGGTGATCAGACGGTGAAATATCAGCGTTCACCAGCATACAGTGAGGTAAAGAGAATGCAGGTGTGGTCATGTGACTAACGAGCTATAGAGCAGTGCAGGGTCGTAGTGTTGTTTAAAACCACAGGGCCTTTGACTACTACACTACCTTGAGACCCTTGCCATTCACTTCATCAGAACACCTTGGAGGTACGAATCAGAACAACCAGACAGAACGAATCGAGTACCGAGAGGTAATACGGatggctctctctctatctgtgatCCTGCTGTGCTGTCTTGGGACAAGAGCTCATGCAGGGAGGTCATGCAAGCTTAATCTCTCCTCCACTAGGGGGTCAGATGCAGGAAATACGACATCAAGAGGAATATTCTCGTTAACGCTAGCTACCAAACCTGGCCTTGTCTCTGATCGTCCCCTTGTGTTTACGAGATATTGTTTACAGAAACGAGACTAGAACCGACAGAAAAATCCTTGTCAGAGATGTGTGACATGCtagcacacacaggaagtacacTTCTAGTTCAGAGAACGGTTCTAGATCACATGATTGGACTACCTGTAAATGGGTTACGTGTGAGAACACACATCTAGGACAGGGATCTGAACTAAAGTGAGGTCCAATCAGATCTGTTCTGGGTTGTCTAAACCCACACCACTGTGCCAGATGAACTGCTAAACTAGTCCTGGGAACATGGTCAAAAGGGTTAACCGTtcacttatatatatatacggtatatggacatacagacacagcacTTATGGTGATAATACAACAACTATGAAATGCCTTCGACGTCCTGAGATCATGCAGTCAACCCTGAATCAGATTTAGAGGTCTGAACAGTTTGGCGGTAGAATTAATGTTGGCACTTtagagttttttgttgttgttggacaCCTTCCTTTGTGACACACTTAGAAACTGTGACTGGTTAGAAAACAGATATGACTATAATTGGGATCATTATTAATAGTCATTCATGCAATCATAAAACCTATTTAGAAATAGCCAATTAAATTAAACTGGTTTAACACATTTTTCCAAACTGTGTCCAAGGACAGTTTTTATCCTGTTTAATGGCACTAAATATCATTCAATAAATAACTTTTTAAATAATCCTTTTAGTAATTTTACAAAAATGGTTTTAACTggaacattttaaataaattTGATCTATTTGAGTCTCATGGTTTCCTTGTATATCCACAAATGTTGGATGTGGATATACTTTTATCTAGTTTAAAGAATTTCAACTTAGGCCAGTAATAAGGAATCAACGTCACTTGATCTTAAAAATAAGGTCACTTTATCGCCCTCAAGTATGTGGAAGGGATCATTTCAggtgaaaaaataaaacattgtatAACCCAGAGCAGAATTAAGCTACTGATTTAACTGATAAAGAGGTATGTTGTAGGTTAACAAAAACCCTAGCTTTTTCACTGTTTGTGTTCTGTGATACTGATTGAAATAAATACTAAATTAATTTCAGTGTGTGGCCCACTCAGCCTCTCACTTTAGTGAATGGAGAACAGAGACAAACTATTTGAACTGGTCTCAGGTCATTTTCTTCCTCTAAACCAGATCTCGGGTTATTTTCTTCCTCTAAACCTGATCTCAGGTTATTTTCTTCCTCTAAACCTGATCTcaggcaaatatatatattttgaagcCCAAAGCACACAGTACAACAAATGTTCGACGACAGTGAGAAATATTTGAATCCATGTGATTCAACCGGATAAATGACACGAAACCTGTGCATGACCTGTTGCTACATGTTACAcaacagcaaagacagatacTCTAGTGATCTACAGTGCCATGTGTTTTGGGCTTCATGGTTCAGGTTGAATCTGATAAAGTTTAGCTGGTCTAAAATCTGAGGGCACAGgccacaccctccctctgtccagtcCAATCACAGAGGGGGCACAAAACACACCCCCTCTGCCAAGTCCAATCACAGAGGGGGCACAGGCCACACCCCCTCCGCCAAGTCCAATCACAGAGGGGGCACAGGCCACACCCCCTCCGCCAAGTCCAATCACAGAGAGGGCACAGGCCATACCCCCTCTGTCAGTGTGATTGATGAATCCTTCCAATCTCTCGATTTAGtgattcctcttcctcctcttcctcctcctcctcttccatgtTGTCTGAACTGGTCCAGTGTCTTACTAGCTCCTCCTCTCATACTTGCCCAGCTTCTTGGGATCCTTGCTGGGCATGCACCAGTCATCTGCCTCAGTGGTGGTCTGGTAATGCCTCAGAGCAGACTTGTTGAAGACAGGAAGTCTCTCCACAGACTCTGTGGACAAGGCCTGAAGcacaacacagagagatgaaCTTTAAGAAAGACCATCTCTCTACGAAAGACCATCTgaagtgtgggtgggtgtgtaggtgtgtgtgtaggtgtgtgtgtaggtgtgtgttttaccTTCAGGTAGATGACAGCAGAGGTTCCGTAACCCTCCATGGAGTACAGCTGCAGGTCTCCCTGGAAGTACTTGGCGTAGAGACGGGAGATGGGGAGACCGTAGCCGAACCCAGCCTAGAGGAACCACAACCAGAGGTTACAATGACAACACTGTCACCGGGGAGGAACCGGAACCAGAGGTTACCATGACAACACCAGGGCCGATTACAGCATGCCAACACAGTAACACATCAAATTACTTAACCCttttgttatcttcgggtcattctgacccaccgtcatattgcgacaactttaccgcatacaaaaacaaagtgaagcattttcttttaaccgttgggctgtctcagaccccccacattgtgaaggttaaaagaaaattatttttatttgtttttgtattgggtaaaattgggtaaacacaacgatggtttgttattaacctttgggtcatgtgacccgaaggcagcacaagggttataACAGCAATATGTAAAGTAACCATTATGGCTATAGTTACATTTCTATTATACAGATGTAGTCAGGGTTCCTTTTCAAGCAGGCTTGGCTGTACTGGGTCTCCAGTTCCAGGTTAATGTTCGTTAGTCAATAAGCTACATCCCGGTTTGTAATTCAGCTCATTTACAACCATGTTCACTCTGGAAGACGACGGCAGAGATCCGATTATCCTGGTGAACATTTACCAGCTAGGACATGAGAACCAGCTGAGACTTCATATAACATAAAAACAACAAACTTATAACGTTGTGCTTCCTGGTTGTGAGTGTGGTACTTCCTGGTTGTGAGTGTGGTGCTTCCTGGTTGTGAGTGTGGTGATTCCTGGTTTTGAGTGTGGTGCTTCCTGGTTGTGAGTGTGGTGCTTCCTGGTTTTGAGTGTGGTGCTTCCTGGTTGTGAGTGTGGTGCTTCCTGGTTGTGAGTGTGGTGCTTCCTGGTTTTGAGTGTGGTGCTTCCTGGTTGTGAGTGTGGTGCTTCCTGGTTGTGAGTGTGGTGCTTCCTGGTTGTGAGTGTGGTGCTTCCTGGTTGTGAGTGTGGTGCTTCCTGGTTGTGAGTGTGGTGCTTCCTGGTTTTGAGTGTGGTGCTTCCTGGTTGTGAGTGTGGTGCTTCCTGGTTTTGAGTGTGGTGCTTCCTGGTTGTGAGTGCAGCTCACCAGGGGGGCGTTGCGGGAGTTGTCGATGTGGACGGGGCTGGGAGCGGTGGAGTACATGTAGCTGAACAGACGCTCAATCTTCCTCAACGGGACGCCTCCTCCCCGATCTGACAtctacacaacacaaacaacaacacaaacaacaacataaacaacaacacaaacaacaacacaaacaacaacataaacaacACAAACGTACCTTGATGGTTAAGTCTTCGCTGCCCAGTGAAACACGGACTTTAACCGGCGGTAGGGTCAGACTGGTTTCATGAGTCTCTACAGTAGCTCTCATGGCGttctggaatacacacacacaccactgagcATACCAACCCTAATATAGGCATTTCAAGTTTTAAATGAACATGAGTCCAAAAATCCAGaaatattgcaatgcaaagTTAATACAACAACTCCTGTAACGAGCGTCGGCATCAAAAGTGCTGTAAGTTCTGTTAACGAGTAACTGTGTGTTCCCAGACGAGAGAGCTGCACTACCTTGAAGAGTTCAAACAGCATGTGGTACAGGTGAGAGGGCACATACACGATGTGGAGAGGCTGGTTCACGTCTTTGGCTGAAAAACAAACAGAGTTGACTCAAAAACCGTCTCCAGGTTTCACATCAGTTCTCAAATGAATAGAATCATGTATTTACATGCTGTCTAAGATTACGGAGGGAAACTTGTAACAAGTTGATGTTTCCCTGGGGCCAGCTGGAGAGAGTTAAGAGAACACCGCTGCCAAATGGCTCAACGCAAACTATGACATAACCGTGCTTATGTGCAGTGCCATAAAAGTCTAATGGGTGGTTTGTTATGAAAGTTAGGCGTCCAAAAATATGTAacatttagtaaaaaaaaagcaTCGGCTAGATGTATAAAATGTCAAACGAAATATACTTTGAAAAAGTATATTTCCCTGTTTCGGTCTAATCTCAGAGCTTGTATCGGTCAGTTCTTTGCTTCAAGGATCATTATCTTTTCTCTCAACTGCTGAGTCCCAGTGATGAATGAGAGCTCCACTCACAGTTGACTTGTATGATCTCCATGTCGGGAGATGTCAGATAATACTGTTCACACAGCATCTTGGAGCTCTCATAGGCATCTACGGAGAAGAAACCAAAGATTCATTAAACATAAAAGCGTAGAAGAGGGACATTGACAGCCTAGTAATTATGACAGTCGtatgaccccccctccctcaggtcaACTTTGACTAAAACCATCTCGGCAGACTGGATGATGATGCCAGGAGAGGAATCGGAATACATGCTGGTGCTGGGATGAGGACAGAGATGATGacagggatgaggaagagagtgggTACCTTTGATCACCTCCACCACATCACAGTTGGGGTCGATGCTGCCGATGTGTTTGGGATGGGCAGGGTTGGCACTACCGTCGAAGATGAGAGCTGGGAGCAGGAAGAGAACATTTACTGTACCACCCCACACGGCATCACACACAACTAACTCCTCTGCTACTGTGCTCAAACACACTGTACATTTACACCTTTATCCACTGCAAACATACAAGTAGCACATgtggaaagtacagcagaagatcaagagtcagcagttctaacagtgttttagTGCCAGAGAGTCCAGGAACCATCTGTATTCCCCAGGCACAGTACACAGTAACCACGTCTCAGCCATGAGCTGAGCagcctggttctgtgtgtgtgtgtgcgtgtgtgcgcgtgtgtgtgtgtgtgcgtgtgtggggtgtgtgtgtgtgtggggtgtgtgtgtgtgtgagtgtgtgtgtgcgtggccagTCCAGGCAGGTGACGCTCACAGTGCTGATTCATGAGCATGCGCGTGGAGATGCGGCTCATGTAGAAGCGATCCAGGAAGTACTGGACGTTCTGGTTGGTGACGGGGTCGACGCCGAAGGCCTCCTTGTACTCGACCACGCCCTGCGCCATGGTGGGAACCACGTCATTGTGCCGGTTCCTCACGTTCACCAGCGTCTCTGTGAACCTGCCAGAGGAGACCAGGGCTTTACCTGTGGTTGCCTGGGTACACCAGGTACTgtacctacaacacacacactcatgctgtctctcacacactcacgctgtctctcacacacactgtctctcacacacactcttgctgtctctcacacacacacacacacacacacactgtctctcacacacactcacgctgtctcacacacacacacacactgtctctcacacacactcacgctgtctcacactcactcaaacacactgtctcacacacacacacacatagtgtctGTTTCATACCGACTTACTTTTTCAGGATCTTTTTGTCATCAGGGTCTTTCTCCAGGAAGTCCACAATCTCCAGAAGACTCTGGGAGTacctggagggttagggagataccagcacagggttagggttagggagataccagcacagggttagggttagggagataccagcacagggttagggttagggagacaCCAGCACAGGGAGTCTGACACCTGACTGGAACCCCCCTTACCTTCCTGTCATCACAGAAACACCTGACATGAAGGTAAAGGGCTCAGTGGTTAAAGCATTTGACAGTATATCAAGACATAAAGGTttgaacccccctcccctctgtactgtatgtcactttggataaagtgtatgctaaatgaatacataattATTTTCTTAtactactacatttacatttacatttagtcatttagcagacgctcttatccagagcgacttacagtaagtacagggacattcccccgaggcaagtagggtgaagtgccttgcccaaggacacaacttcagttggcatgaccgggaatcgaactggcaaccttcggattactagcccgattccctcaccgctcagccacctgactccctactggaTAAAGtgtatgctaaatgaatacataattATTTTCTTATACTACTACCGGTACATAGACAACCTTCATTTAAACACAGTTTTAAAACTgaatgtaataaatactggAACAATACTGTTATAAATGTACAGTAGGTTTTGTCTCATACAATAACTACTACCCTGACTCTACTGCTTGTTTAGGAGTTTAGCAGACAGGGAGAGCTGTAAGTAAGCCTGCCTGCAAGGGAAGCAGCAGCTCTGTGAATCACAGCACTCACCATGCAGGCTGACACTGGGGAACTAGGTGAGGGGTCAGAGCCAGCCATGTTTTTAAACCTCTGACTGTCCCTCGTCTGACCTTGAACCCTCCTCGCTTCCTGAACGTGCGCTTTCGGCTCCAGTCCCACCAACCCCATAATAGAACCTTCACCCGGGCCACTTGTAAACAATGTTTCAGGTTGTGATTTGTTTAAGCACAGCATTTATTGTGTCACCTCCTCTTAACCACCAGTAAAGGAGGAAAAAGATCAATATGGTTGTTGTCTGGCAATCCTGGTGGAGTTGAGTGAGGTGGACACTGCCCAGATTGAATCAGACAGCTAAGTTTAGACATCTTGTATCGGTCCTGAACACAGTTCTGTATTTTATAAGATGGCCTGACGGGAGGTGGATGAACTGCTCACTAATCTAACCACAAGTCAGTTTACTGTAGAGGTTGATAGCATTTTACAAACCGTGTTTCAGCTCAAAGGTTCACGAGTGTGATTATTTATCGAAGTCATGCCCTTTAGTTTaccaaaaaaataaacattaaatCTTGGTAGTTCTCCCACTGTAGTGGTCATATGGGTCTCTAGGTGACAGCTAATGGTGGTCTAGAACCAGACACAGGTCACAGGACTGTCATGTCTCCTATCAGGAACCGGACCTCCTGTATCTGTCACCATGGTTGTATTCAAACCCACTATTCTACTGTGGAACTCCACATGACCCAGACAGGAGCCAGGGACAGCTGCCACTAAGTGGCcctactgggtgtgtgtgtgcatgcgtgtgtgtgtttggggggggggggggtagttctGGGTTCGCATCAGAGAGCTGGTGAGGTGAGTTCCCTGTATTGTGACTCTGGAACGCAGGGGGTGTTCCTCTGTGGCGATGTGCTCTCTGCATGTGCTGGGTGTAGGAGTGAAGTCATGGATgcaggggagagcgagggatcTAACTCAGAACATTCCACACTGCACACATCTGGCAATGGGATGAGGCATGAGACGGGATTGGTCCAAATGAGGGTGGGCCGGGATTGGTCCAAATGAGGGTGGGCTGGGATTGGTCCAAATGAGGGCGTAGACACTAGTATTAGAGTTTGtggctagagagagacagacttggGGGAGGGTTTAGCTTAGTGGTTGGAGTATTTGACCGCAGATCAAAAAGTTATAATCTCCCCACCCCCATACTGTTTGTTTCTTGTGATAAAAGTATTGAACTAGTAAAAACCTACAGGCAGCCAGCTATCCAGGAACAGAGTTGAAGACCCATGGTCTAGAACATCCTCTGATCAggaaggtgggggggttggggggggggggggttggggcggTTGTTatcctgaggagtgagtttaatcAGATCAACTTGAGTTATAACAACCCGATGTGTATACGACTAAGCTCACCAGCTGAGCAGCAGCTGTAAGGATGGGGTGCTGAGCAGCTTGTCAGGGAGGAAGTCGATCTCCTTCATGATGTTGGCGAGCCTCACAGGAAGCTCCTGTCGCAGAAACACGAAGGACGTCTTCTCACAGGCATTGGCCGAGCCTGCAGTCACATGACAAGAATACAGGAAGTTTCAGACAAGGATGGCCTTGTGACAGGATAGGACACGGTCCAGGAAGCTAGAGTGGACATTATCCCTTGGACATTTGCTGATTTTATCCAGAAGGTGGATTTAGCCTAATCTTCAATTGAAGAGTTTAGTTTTTTATACTGTAATCTACTGTGGGAAATCAAGTCAAGACGGCCTGGGATTTGTGAAAATGCATGCAAAGCAAAAACTTAAATTAATTCAACAGGTTT
Above is a window of Osmerus mordax isolate fOsmMor3 chromosome 18, fOsmMor3.pri, whole genome shotgun sequence DNA encoding:
- the pdk4 gene encoding pyruvate dehydrogenase kinase, isozyme 4, which translates into the protein MKFTQFLMKSSSMAGIQKKVDRFSKFSPSPLSMKQFIDFGSANACEKTSFVFLRQELPVRLANIMKEIDFLPDKLLSTPSLQLLLSWYSQSLLEIVDFLEKDPDDKKILKKFTETLVNVRNRHNDVVPTMAQGVVEYKEAFGVDPVTNQNVQYFLDRFYMSRISTRMLMNQHSLIFDGSANPAHPKHIGSIDPNCDVVEVIKDAYESSKMLCEQYYLTSPDMEIIQVNSKDVNQPLHIVYVPSHLYHMLFELFKNAMRATVETHETSLTLPPVKVRVSLGSEDLTIKMSDRGGGVPLRKIERLFSYMYSTAPSPVHIDNSRNAPLAGFGYGLPISRLYAKYFQGDLQLYSMEGYGTSAVIYLKALSTESVERLPVFNKSALRHYQTTTEADDWCMPSKDPKKLGKYERRS